A single window of Chloracidobacterium thermophilum B DNA harbors:
- the hemE gene encoding uroporphyrinogen decarboxylase — translation MPLKNDLLVRAARCQPVERTPVWMMRQAGRYLPEYRAVRKDLPFLTLCKTVDLAVEVSLQPLRILGVDAVIMFSDILIPVEAMGLEVHLTEKTGPKMPHPVRSAADVEALRVPDPVETMPFVYDIIRTLKREIADAVPLLGFAGAPWTLAAYMIEGGSSKNYHIIKSLMYSEPAVFHRLMEKLADTQALYLKAQIEAGIDALQLFDSWAGELSPEDFATFALPYIRRVFEQVGSAVPRILYVNGSAHLLEGMAASGAEVLSIDWRTDLAEAVRRTQGRVALQGNLDPCRLLGPREGILRGVEDIRAKAKDAPGHIMNLGHGILPPTPVENAQTFIAAAQGRL, via the coding sequence ATGCCTCTCAAAAATGACCTGTTGGTTCGCGCTGCGCGCTGCCAGCCCGTTGAACGTACGCCTGTCTGGATGATGCGCCAGGCCGGACGCTACCTGCCGGAGTACCGCGCCGTACGCAAGGACCTGCCGTTTCTGACCCTGTGCAAGACCGTTGATCTGGCCGTCGAAGTTTCCCTGCAACCGCTCCGCATTCTGGGAGTGGATGCCGTCATCATGTTTTCCGACATCCTCATTCCGGTTGAGGCAATGGGGCTGGAAGTGCATTTGACGGAAAAAACTGGGCCCAAAATGCCGCACCCGGTGCGCTCGGCCGCTGACGTGGAAGCCCTGCGCGTCCCTGACCCGGTCGAAACAATGCCGTTTGTCTATGACATCATTCGGACGCTCAAGCGCGAGATTGCCGATGCCGTTCCGCTGCTTGGGTTTGCTGGCGCGCCCTGGACGCTGGCGGCCTACATGATCGAGGGGGGCAGCTCGAAGAACTACCACATTATCAAGAGCCTGATGTACAGCGAGCCGGCGGTCTTTCACCGGCTTATGGAAAAGCTGGCCGACACGCAGGCACTCTATCTGAAAGCCCAGATTGAAGCTGGAATTGACGCCCTGCAACTCTTTGACTCGTGGGCGGGCGAACTGTCACCGGAAGATTTTGCCACCTTTGCCCTGCCCTACATTCGGCGGGTCTTTGAGCAGGTTGGGTCGGCTGTGCCGCGCATCCTCTATGTCAACGGCAGCGCCCACCTGCTCGAAGGCATGGCCGCTTCAGGCGCCGAGGTGCTCAGCATTGACTGGCGAACTGACCTGGCCGAGGCGGTACGGCGTACTCAGGGACGGGTCGCGCTGCAGGGGAATCTCGATCCCTGCCGCCTGCTTGGGCCGCGCGAGGGTATCCTGCGTGGCGTCGAAGACATCCGTGCCAAAGCCAAGGATGCGCCGGGTCATATCATGAACCTGGGGCATGGTATCCTGCCGCCAACGCCGGTGGAAAACGCCCAGACGTTTATTGCCGCAGCTCAGGGACGATTGTAA
- a CDS encoding Uma2 family endonuclease has translation MTSPVEAGPVEAVGQALDFTEDFTQELPCEDGIPLENLWHRLQINLLDDCVHQLWRGRTDFYAGGNMFVYYSLQQVQRQDYKGPDFFVVKDVDGSYVRPCWVAWREGGRLPDVIVELLSPSTRSVDLGAKKALYERVFRTREYFCYGPDPTQGGEPELLGWVLGRDGYEALVADERGWLWSRVFGAWVGEWEGEYHGARSRWLRLYDAEGRLIPTAAEAAQAEAARAQAEAERAQAEAERAQAEAERAQAEAERAQAEAERAQAEAEAERKRAEAAQAEAEAERKRAEAAQAEAETARTRAEAAQAQAESERKRAEAAEAQAAALAAEIERLRRLLQNQPENKPGG, from the coding sequence ATGACATCACCTGTGGAAGCTGGACCTGTGGAAGCCGTGGGGCAGGCGTTGGACTTCACGGAAGACTTCACGCAGGAGTTGCCCTGTGAGGACGGAATACCCTTGGAGAATCTCTGGCATCGGCTGCAAATCAACCTGCTTGACGACTGTGTTCACCAGCTTTGGCGTGGGCGGACGGACTTTTATGCTGGTGGCAATATGTTTGTCTATTACAGCCTTCAGCAGGTACAGCGGCAGGACTACAAGGGGCCGGACTTTTTCGTGGTGAAGGACGTGGACGGGTCGTACGTGCGACCGTGCTGGGTGGCGTGGCGGGAGGGCGGGCGGTTGCCGGACGTGATTGTGGAGTTGCTGTCGCCCTCGACGCGGAGTGTGGACTTGGGGGCGAAGAAGGCGTTGTACGAGCGGGTGTTTCGGACGCGGGAGTATTTTTGTTACGGGCCGGACCCGACGCAGGGTGGAGAGCCGGAGTTGCTGGGGTGGGTGCTGGGGCGTGATGGGTACGAGGCGCTGGTGGCGGATGAGCGTGGGTGGTTGTGGAGTCGGGTGTTTGGGGCGTGGGTGGGGGAGTGGGAAGGCGAGTATCACGGGGCGCGGAGTCGGTGGTTGCGGCTGTACGATGCCGAGGGACGGTTGATTCCGACGGCAGCGGAAGCGGCGCAGGCGGAAGCGGCACGCGCCCAGGCGGAAGCCGAACGCGCCCAGGCGGAAGCCGAACGCGCCCAGGCGGAAGCCGAACGCGCTCAAGCGGAAGCCGAACGCGCTCAAGCTGAGGCGGAACGTGCCCAAGCAGAAGCGGAGGCCGAACGAAAACGTGCTGAAGCCGCCCAAGCTGAGGCCGAAGCCGAACGAAAACGCGCTGAAGCCGCCCAGGCGGAAGCTGAGACTGCAAGAACCCGTGCTGAAGCTGCTCAGGCTCAGGCGGAATCTGAACGAAAACGTGCTGAAGCGGCCGAAGCACAGGCAGCAGCTCTGGCTGCCGAGATTGAGCGGCTGCGACGCCTGCTCCAAAACCAGCCAGAAAACAAGCCGGGCGGTTGA
- a CDS encoding FkbM family methyltransferase, whose translation MKKFIRQLIEKAGYTVFKTAYAPKQMDVILDIRRLVPLSSVQVIFDVGANVGETVCWLRGAFPHAHIVAFEPVKATFNELERRVGHLPNVTLLNVALGEQPKVEVMHLQRYSGHNSLNPALNQPSPTGQSEEVQVETAQNIAKKLALPRIDFFKIDTQNYEIPVLAGAVDYLPTTTFIYAEMGFEKAGEATNFFALHEFLSRHGFAFFGLYELSHHEDGRLYYANALFINPARLRAPVRGAATA comes from the coding sequence ATGAAAAAGTTCATCCGACAGCTTATCGAGAAGGCCGGATACACGGTTTTCAAGACCGCTTATGCGCCCAAGCAAATGGATGTCATCCTCGACATCCGGCGGCTTGTCCCGCTGTCATCGGTACAGGTCATTTTTGATGTCGGGGCCAATGTCGGCGAAACCGTTTGCTGGCTTCGGGGGGCGTTTCCACACGCTCACATCGTGGCCTTTGAGCCGGTCAAGGCTACCTTCAATGAGCTTGAGCGTCGGGTTGGCCACCTTCCGAACGTGACACTTTTGAATGTTGCTTTGGGGGAGCAGCCCAAAGTTGAAGTCATGCACCTGCAAAGGTATTCAGGGCATAACTCACTCAATCCAGCACTCAACCAGCCTTCACCAACTGGTCAATCTGAGGAAGTTCAGGTTGAGACAGCACAAAACATCGCCAAGAAGCTAGCTCTTCCGCGAATTGATTTCTTCAAGATTGATACCCAAAACTATGAGATTCCGGTTCTGGCCGGAGCGGTGGATTATCTGCCGACGACGACGTTTATTTATGCTGAAATGGGCTTTGAGAAAGCTGGAGAAGCTACTAACTTTTTTGCCTTGCATGAGTTTCTAAGCCGTCATGGTTTCGCCTTCTTTGGCCTTTACGAACTGTCTCATCATGAAGATGGACGGCTGTATTATGCCAACGCCCTGTTCATCAACCCTGCCCGACTTCGCGCGCCGGTGCGTGGTGCGGCGACGGCCTGA
- a CDS encoding stage II sporulation protein M, translated as MAREHDFIERRRASWQRLESLLSTVQKGGLHRLQREEVREFGRLYQRAAADLAIARQEVRDAQLVNYLNHLAVRAHGAIYRTESGSWRKLWHFYRYDAPALFRAHRGYVLAAFLVFAGFALGGGLFVCYDEAFASVIGLSGALEQIKRGQDWTAGINGENQLVASLIMTNNLQVALGSFAFGIFAGLGTFYILAFNGLHIGGILALSVKYSFTPLLVFVCAHGVFELMAIFIAGGAGFLMGGALIAPGDRTRGEALLERGIAAIKLLSLCFPLLVVAGLIEGFLSPANVPGIFKFSVALLCAAFLVIYLAVPASRPLPPDVA; from the coding sequence ATGGCCCGCGAGCACGATTTCATCGAGCGCCGGCGCGCAAGCTGGCAACGGCTGGAAAGTCTCCTCTCCACAGTGCAGAAGGGCGGTCTGCATCGCCTGCAACGGGAGGAAGTCCGGGAGTTCGGGCGGCTTTACCAGCGGGCGGCGGCCGATCTGGCCATTGCCCGGCAGGAAGTTCGTGATGCCCAGCTCGTCAACTATCTCAATCACCTGGCCGTCCGGGCGCACGGAGCGATCTACCGCACCGAAAGCGGAAGCTGGCGCAAGCTCTGGCACTTTTACCGCTATGACGCGCCGGCGCTCTTCCGCGCCCACCGGGGCTACGTACTGGCGGCCTTTCTGGTCTTTGCCGGCTTTGCCCTCGGCGGCGGTCTGTTTGTGTGCTACGACGAAGCCTTTGCGTCCGTGATCGGGCTGTCCGGCGCGCTGGAGCAAATCAAACGCGGGCAGGACTGGACGGCGGGTATCAACGGCGAAAACCAGCTTGTGGCTTCGCTCATTATGACCAACAACCTGCAGGTGGCCCTGGGCTCGTTTGCTTTTGGCATCTTTGCCGGACTGGGCACGTTCTACATTCTGGCGTTCAACGGTCTCCACATCGGCGGCATTCTGGCGCTGTCCGTGAAATACAGCTTTACGCCACTGCTGGTCTTCGTCTGCGCCCATGGCGTTTTCGAGCTGATGGCCATTTTCATTGCCGGGGGGGCCGGCTTTCTGATGGGAGGGGCGCTGATTGCACCCGGCGACCGGACGCGCGGCGAGGCGCTGCTGGAGCGCGGCATCGCCGCAATCAAGCTGCTTTCCCTGTGCTTTCCGCTGCTCGTTGTGGCCGGTCTCATCGAGGGCTTTCTCTCGCCGGCCAATGTGCCCGGCATCTTCAAATTCTCGGTAGCCCTGCTTTGCGCGGCTTTCCTGGTCATCTATCTTGCTGTACCGGCATCGCGCCCGCTGCCCCCGGACGTGGCGTAA
- a CDS encoding ferritin-like domain-containing protein: protein MKPILEDIDVEQTTALLSEIMECELAGVVCYTHFALMVTGPNRIPIVNFFKQQATESLAHAQQVGEILTGLDGHPSLRIAAIEETHRHSVRDILEESLAHERRALDLYKKLLALVADRSVYIEEFARTMIGQEELHCIELKKMLRDYGQ from the coding sequence ATGAAACCCATTCTCGAAGACATTGATGTTGAGCAGACGACGGCGCTGCTTTCTGAAATCATGGAGTGCGAACTGGCCGGCGTCGTGTGCTACACCCACTTTGCCCTCATGGTGACCGGGCCCAACCGGATTCCCATCGTAAACTTCTTCAAGCAGCAGGCGACAGAATCGCTGGCTCACGCCCAGCAGGTGGGTGAAATCCTGACCGGCCTGGACGGGCATCCCAGCCTGCGGATTGCCGCCATCGAGGAAACCCACCGCCACAGCGTCCGCGACATTCTCGAAGAAAGCCTGGCGCACGAACGCCGCGCGCTCGACCTGTACAAAAAGCTCCTGGCGCTGGTGGCTGACCGGAGTGTGTACATTGAGGAATTTGCCCGGACAATGATTGGGCAGGAAGAACTGCACTGCATCGAACTCAAGAAGATGCTGCGCGATTATGGTCAGTGA
- the purD gene encoding phosphoribosylamine--glycine ligase produces MKVLVLGGGGRESAMVWKILQAARVEKVYCVPGNAGIARMAECLDLDLKKPDKLAAVAKDLGIHLTVCGPEQPLVMGVADAFTRLGLRFVGPSRAAACLEGSKVFAKEFMSRHHIPTATFAVCETVEEAEDIFDSNLLDGFPVVVKADGLAAGKGVFIAPDREQALEVIRGLLVERRLGEAGRRIVLEECLSGVETSFLVFTDGKAMVPLVPARDYKRLGDGDTGPNTGGMGAYSSPDMLEPGLQRKILRHIVQPTLTGLQSEGTTFKGVLYVGLMLTEQGPKVLEYNVRLGDPEAQVILPRLKTPFIDVLTAIADGTLEGLELNWSDESAVCVVLAADGYPEAPVSGHPITGLEKAELHPGVLLFHAGTKRDEAGQLVTSGGRVIGVTALGDTLAQARQRAYAAAAEIEFAGKQYRKDIASPLPTP; encoded by the coding sequence ATGAAAGTTCTGGTGCTTGGCGGCGGCGGACGCGAATCCGCCATGGTGTGGAAAATCCTCCAGGCGGCGCGGGTGGAGAAAGTCTATTGCGTGCCGGGCAATGCCGGCATCGCCCGCATGGCTGAATGTCTTGACCTCGACCTGAAGAAGCCCGACAAGCTGGCCGCGGTGGCCAAAGACCTGGGTATTCATCTGACCGTCTGCGGGCCGGAACAGCCGTTGGTGATGGGCGTCGCCGATGCCTTCACGCGCCTGGGACTGCGGTTTGTCGGCCCGTCGCGCGCCGCCGCCTGCCTGGAAGGGAGCAAGGTTTTTGCCAAGGAGTTCATGTCCCGCCACCACATCCCGACGGCCACCTTTGCCGTCTGTGAGACGGTGGAAGAGGCCGAGGACATTTTCGATTCCAACCTGCTCGATGGTTTTCCGGTCGTGGTCAAGGCGGATGGGCTGGCGGCTGGCAAAGGCGTTTTCATCGCACCTGACCGGGAGCAGGCACTGGAGGTTATCCGGGGGCTGCTGGTTGAGCGCAGGCTGGGCGAGGCTGGACGGCGCATCGTTCTCGAAGAATGCCTGTCCGGGGTGGAAACGTCTTTCCTCGTGTTTACAGATGGCAAAGCCATGGTGCCGCTTGTGCCAGCGCGCGATTACAAGCGCCTTGGCGACGGCGACACTGGCCCCAACACCGGCGGGATGGGCGCTTATTCCAGCCCGGATATGCTGGAGCCGGGCCTGCAACGGAAAATCCTGCGCCACATCGTGCAGCCCACCCTGACGGGGCTACAGTCGGAGGGAACGACCTTCAAGGGGGTTCTCTACGTCGGGTTGATGCTGACCGAACAGGGACCCAAGGTGCTCGAATACAACGTGCGGTTGGGCGACCCGGAAGCCCAGGTCATCCTGCCGCGTCTGAAGACCCCGTTCATTGACGTGCTGACCGCCATTGCCGATGGCACCCTCGAAGGTCTCGAACTCAACTGGTCCGATGAATCGGCAGTCTGTGTCGTGTTGGCTGCGGACGGCTACCCGGAAGCGCCGGTTTCCGGGCATCCGATCACAGGTCTCGAAAAAGCTGAACTCCACCCCGGCGTGCTGCTCTTTCATGCCGGAACCAAACGCGATGAAGCGGGGCAGCTTGTCACCAGCGGTGGACGGGTGATTGGCGTCACGGCCCTTGGCGACACGCTGGCGCAGGCCCGGCAGCGCGCCTACGCTGCCGCCGCCGAGATTGAGTTTGCCGGCAAGCAGTACCGAAAGGACATTGCCAGCCCCCTGCCAACACCCTGA
- the rfaE2 gene encoding D-glycero-beta-D-manno-heptose 1-phosphate adenylyltransferase, which yields MVSDGDGGQPFRCLTAAVESLHHKCYDLSDLVARRAEWRRRGQRVVFTNGCFDLLHPGHVTYLHQARALGDVLIVALNSDRSVRELKGPARPILTAAERCQVMAALAAVDAVTVFDAPTPLPVIEQLIPDVLVKGGDWPIEQIVGREIVEAHGGAVYSLPFVPGVSTTDIIDRILSRQGVLVRPRP from the coding sequence ATGGTCAGTGACGGTGATGGTGGCCAACCCTTCCGTTGTCTGACGGCGGCCGTGGAAAGCCTGCACCACAAGTGCTACGACCTGTCTGACCTCGTGGCCCGGCGGGCTGAGTGGCGGCGGCGCGGGCAACGTGTTGTCTTCACGAATGGCTGCTTTGATCTGCTGCACCCCGGCCATGTGACCTACCTGCATCAGGCGCGCGCGCTGGGCGACGTTCTCATCGTTGCCCTCAACAGCGACCGCTCCGTCCGGGAACTCAAAGGTCCCGCGCGTCCCATTCTGACGGCTGCCGAACGCTGTCAGGTCATGGCGGCGCTCGCCGCCGTGGACGCGGTGACGGTGTTTGACGCCCCAACCCCGCTCCCGGTCATCGAACAACTCATACCGGATGTGCTTGTCAAGGGCGGCGACTGGCCCATCGAGCAGATCGTCGGCCGGGAAATCGTCGAAGCCCACGGAGGCGCTGTGTACTCCCTGCCGTTCGTCCCCGGCGTTTCCACGACGGACATCATTGACCGTATTCTTTCGCGTCAGGGCGTTCTCGTCAGGCCCCGACCGTAG
- a CDS encoding DUF6941 family protein: protein MPAVDTNHTKTIELVYQLLCDDVRLEVGNKLSFMGVFQEIHVPEVPFGLPRMAVCNHWRGTGDYLAEVRIIYPGRRQALAASTPSRLSLPVTGGFNTNITFFFNLHFTQPGDYIVQTLLDSNLFCETILPVSCAKSPDDGYANPLLN, encoded by the coding sequence ATGCCTGCGGTTGACACCAACCACACCAAAACCATTGAGCTGGTCTATCAACTCCTGTGCGACGACGTGCGGCTCGAAGTCGGCAACAAACTGAGCTTCATGGGAGTGTTCCAGGAAATTCACGTGCCGGAAGTGCCCTTTGGTCTCCCACGCATGGCCGTCTGCAATCACTGGCGTGGCACCGGGGATTATCTGGCCGAAGTGCGCATCATCTATCCGGGACGCCGCCAGGCGCTGGCCGCTTCGACGCCCTCCCGGTTGTCTCTTCCGGTAACTGGTGGGTTCAACACCAACATCACCTTTTTCTTCAATCTGCACTTTACGCAACCCGGCGATTACATCGTGCAGACCCTGCTTGACTCCAACCTCTTCTGTGAAACCATCCTGCCGGTGAGTTGCGCGAAGTCGCCAGACGATGGTTACGCCAATCCACTGCTCAACTAA
- the mfd gene encoding transcription-repair coupling factor, producing MFTATPQLALPAPFSDLALTPEGSELLRQLRQTQPVSVVSGVTGSARALIPALLHAVTGQPVVFVVPTPQDVELLEADVRYFVRLTQRLTAGSPDGVQVFPVVEGGPYCATSPHPDVLEARALCLNRLLQGESRVTLVPARALAERLAPPRALTVGRVTLEVGEEYPLDDLLKLLSGTGYVRREPVMALGEFSLRGGILDIYSPAQDNPVRLEFWGDTLESIREFDIESQRSIARRTSCQVLPLREFATLPEGLRAWAARAREHWAEARFADELRPRLALAERGELFDGWESLLPLAHPLTGSLFDYLGAARFVIEEPVAVEQSLEKYARQLHDQFTAANDAGELVLAPDYFLLSAEALRTALARYPRCELRALGITADRVDAGFIGELTPRESSDNSAAAGAPWFLFPPPEDAAELTLATPPMRRFHGRMSQLVTELRELRQRGVTTLFVMPSSGVAERVRDMLREYDIAVGCYPDLPTLCQALTETQRASCFVTVGSLLNGFRFPAAQLAFVVERELFDEAPSVEEVRLTPAGSSKRKVSVSSFLSDFRDLKVGDFVVHVNHGIGRFLGLQQVQVDHRTPPCEVMVLEYADQQRLSVPVERLDLVQKFSSAETSTPRLDKLGGSAWAKTKARAKRAMRDMTEELLRLYAERQLVQGVPCAPDTPWQQEFEDAFPYELTRDQATALADIKRDLESPVPMDRLLCGDVGFGKTEVAMRAAFKVVMENRQVAVLSPTTVLAFQHTKTFRERFASFPVTIEMVSRFRTAKEIADVLARTARGEVDILIGTHRLLSKDVTFKHLGLVIIDEEQRFGVAHKEKLKQLRRKVDVLTLSATPIPRTLNLALAGLRDMSVIETPPRDRLPIHTVVAQFSENVIRSAIETELARGGQVFFVHNRVESIFTIAELIQRLAPAARIGVGHGQMGEKELEAVMMRFVNHELDVLVSTTIIENGIDIPLANTIVINHADQYGLAQLYQLRGRVGRSNRRAFAYLLIPPETELSSVARQRLAAIREFSDLGSGFRIAALDLELRGAGNLLGGQQSGHLDSIGFDLYCRLLDETVRELRGMPIEEDIQTAINLRMDIRIPETYIADVGQRLRTYKRISSAADDAALEALGQELDDRYGPRPPQVIALFEYARLRHRASALGILSLDWDGSTLSVRFADKPHIDVAALTRLVAEVPGARLTGGQMLRLPLTASEPADVFAVIHGWLEQLTPEAAQG from the coding sequence GTGTTCACCGCGACGCCCCAACTCGCTTTACCTGCACCGTTCAGCGACCTGGCACTTACCCCCGAAGGCAGCGAACTCCTGCGTCAGCTTCGCCAGACGCAACCGGTCAGTGTCGTCTCCGGTGTGACGGGAAGCGCCCGCGCGCTCATCCCGGCGCTGCTCCATGCCGTGACCGGACAGCCGGTGGTGTTTGTCGTCCCGACGCCCCAGGATGTTGAGCTGCTCGAAGCCGATGTGCGCTACTTCGTCCGCCTCACGCAACGGCTGACCGCCGGGTCCCCAGACGGAGTGCAGGTGTTTCCGGTGGTGGAAGGCGGACCCTACTGCGCCACGTCGCCGCATCCCGATGTCCTTGAAGCCCGCGCCCTGTGTCTGAACCGGCTGCTGCAGGGCGAAAGCCGGGTCACGCTCGTTCCGGCGCGGGCGCTGGCGGAACGACTCGCGCCGCCACGGGCGTTGACGGTGGGGCGGGTGACGCTCGAAGTCGGTGAAGAATATCCCCTCGATGACCTGCTCAAGCTGTTGAGCGGAACCGGGTATGTACGCCGTGAGCCGGTAATGGCGCTGGGTGAGTTCAGCCTGCGGGGCGGCATTCTGGACATTTACTCGCCGGCCCAGGACAACCCCGTACGGCTGGAGTTCTGGGGCGACACGCTGGAGTCCATCCGCGAGTTTGACATCGAAAGCCAGCGTTCCATTGCCCGCCGGACGAGTTGCCAGGTGCTTCCCCTGCGCGAGTTTGCGACCCTGCCGGAGGGGTTGCGCGCCTGGGCCGCCCGCGCCCGTGAACACTGGGCCGAGGCACGCTTTGCCGACGAACTGCGCCCACGGCTGGCACTGGCCGAGCGTGGGGAACTGTTCGATGGCTGGGAGTCGCTCCTGCCGCTGGCGCATCCGCTGACCGGCAGCCTGTTTGACTACCTTGGCGCGGCGCGGTTCGTCATCGAAGAACCGGTGGCTGTTGAGCAGTCCCTGGAAAAGTATGCCCGGCAACTCCACGACCAGTTCACGGCGGCCAACGACGCCGGTGAACTGGTGCTGGCGCCCGATTATTTCCTGCTCAGTGCAGAGGCGCTGCGGACGGCACTGGCCAGGTATCCCCGGTGCGAACTGCGCGCGCTGGGCATCACGGCCGACCGCGTGGACGCCGGTTTCATAGGTGAGCTGACACCCCGTGAATCTTCGGACAACAGCGCGGCGGCCGGTGCGCCGTGGTTTCTGTTCCCGCCGCCGGAAGACGCTGCTGAACTGACGCTCGCCACGCCGCCGATGCGCCGTTTCCACGGCCGGATGTCACAACTCGTCACCGAACTGCGCGAACTGCGCCAGCGCGGAGTCACGACCCTGTTTGTCATGCCTTCGTCCGGGGTGGCCGAGCGGGTCCGCGACATGCTGCGCGAATACGACATTGCCGTTGGCTGTTATCCCGACCTGCCGACGCTGTGCCAGGCATTGACGGAAACCCAGCGCGCAAGCTGCTTTGTCACGGTGGGAAGCCTGCTCAACGGCTTCCGTTTTCCGGCCGCGCAACTGGCCTTTGTCGTCGAGCGGGAGCTGTTTGATGAAGCGCCGTCAGTTGAGGAAGTCCGGCTGACGCCGGCCGGCAGCTCCAAGCGCAAGGTTTCGGTGAGCAGTTTCCTCTCCGATTTCCGCGACCTCAAGGTGGGGGATTTCGTCGTTCACGTCAACCACGGCATCGGACGTTTTCTGGGCTTGCAGCAGGTGCAGGTGGACCATCGGACGCCGCCCTGCGAAGTCATGGTGCTCGAATACGCCGACCAGCAGCGGCTTTCCGTTCCGGTTGAGCGGCTCGATCTGGTGCAGAAGTTTTCCAGCGCGGAAACCAGTACGCCCCGGCTCGACAAGCTGGGCGGCAGTGCGTGGGCCAAGACCAAGGCGCGGGCCAAACGCGCCATGCGCGATATGACCGAGGAGTTGCTCCGGCTCTACGCCGAGCGGCAACTCGTGCAGGGCGTGCCCTGTGCTCCCGATACACCGTGGCAGCAGGAGTTCGAGGATGCCTTTCCCTACGAACTCACCCGTGACCAAGCTACTGCCCTGGCCGACATCAAGCGCGACCTCGAATCGCCCGTGCCCATGGACCGTCTGCTCTGTGGCGATGTGGGCTTCGGCAAAACCGAAGTCGCCATGCGGGCGGCTTTCAAGGTCGTGATGGAAAACCGGCAGGTGGCCGTCCTGTCGCCAACGACTGTCCTGGCCTTTCAGCACACCAAAACCTTCCGTGAGCGGTTTGCGTCTTTTCCGGTCACGATTGAAATGGTGTCGCGTTTTCGGACGGCCAAAGAGATTGCCGATGTGCTGGCGCGCACGGCGCGCGGTGAGGTGGACATCCTCATCGGCACGCACCGGCTGCTCTCAAAGGATGTGACGTTCAAACACCTGGGGCTGGTCATCATTGACGAAGAACAGCGGTTTGGCGTGGCGCACAAGGAAAAGCTCAAGCAGTTGCGGCGGAAGGTGGACGTGTTGACGCTTTCGGCTACGCCCATCCCGCGCACGCTCAATCTGGCCCTTGCCGGGCTGCGCGATATGTCCGTCATCGAAACACCTCCCCGCGACCGCCTGCCGATTCATACCGTCGTGGCGCAGTTTTCCGAAAATGTCATCCGCAGCGCCATCGAGACCGAACTGGCGCGCGGCGGACAGGTGTTTTTTGTCCACAACCGGGTCGAGAGCATTTTCACCATCGCCGAGCTGATTCAGCGTCTGGCGCCAGCGGCGCGGATTGGCGTCGGACACGGGCAGATGGGTGAAAAGGAACTCGAAGCCGTCATGATGCGCTTCGTCAATCACGAACTGGATGTGCTGGTTTCGACGACCATCATCGAAAACGGCATTGACATCCCGCTGGCCAACACGATTGTCATCAACCACGCCGACCAGTATGGCCTGGCGCAACTCTATCAGTTGCGCGGCCGGGTCGGACGCTCCAACCGCCGGGCCTTTGCCTACCTGCTCATTCCGCCGGAGACAGAACTTTCCAGTGTCGCCCGCCAGCGGCTGGCGGCCATCCGGGAGTTTTCCGACCTTGGCTCAGGCTTCCGCATTGCCGCCCTCGATTTGGAGCTGCGCGGCGCAGGGAATCTGCTCGGTGGGCAGCAGTCGGGCCACCTCGACAGCATTGGGTTCGATCTCTATTGCCGGTTGCTGGACGAAACCGTGCGCGAACTCCGTGGGATGCCCATCGAGGAAGACATCCAGACCGCTATCAACCTGCGGATGGACATTCGGATACCGGAGACCTACATCGCCGATGTCGGACAGCGGTTGCGCACCTACAAACGGATTTCCTCGGCGGCGGATGATGCGGCGCTGGAGGCGCTGGGGCAGGAACTCGATGACCGCTACGGCCCGCGCCCGCCGCAGGTTATCGCCCTGTTCGAGTACGCACGGCTGCGGCATCGCGCTTCGGCGCTGGGTATCTTGTCGCTGGACTGGGATGGCAGTACGCTCAGTGTCAGGTTCGCCGACAAGCCACACATTGACGTTGCCGCTCTGACCCGGCTGGTGGCGGAAGTTCCCGGAGCACGGCTGACGGGCGGGCAGATGCTCCGGTTGCCGTTGACCGCCTCTGAACCTGCGGACGTGTTTGCGGTCATCCACGGGTGGCTGGAACAGCTCACACCGGAAGCGGCACAAGGTTAG
- the hslV gene encoding ATP-dependent protease subunit HslV produces MIRSVSAYFPTRPRIRSTTVLAVRRDGKVVMAADGQVTMGANVVKGNARKIRRLYNDKILAGFAGATADAFSLFTRFEAKLDQYHGQLQRAAVELAKDWRTDRMLRHLEALLLVADEKATLLLSGTGDIIEPDTDCMAIGSGGPYAEAAARALLQHTDFPARRVAEEAMQIAARICIYTNDTIVYEEL; encoded by the coding sequence GTGATCCGATCAGTCAGCGCCTACTTCCCGACACGCCCCCGGATTCGCAGTACAACCGTGCTGGCCGTCCGACGCGATGGAAAGGTCGTCATGGCGGCCGATGGGCAGGTGACCATGGGAGCCAACGTGGTCAAAGGCAACGCCCGCAAGATTCGTCGGCTGTACAATGACAAGATTCTGGCCGGATTTGCCGGTGCCACGGCCGATGCGTTTTCACTCTTTACGCGCTTCGAGGCCAAACTTGACCAGTACCACGGCCAGCTCCAGCGGGCGGCCGTCGAGCTGGCCAAGGACTGGCGCACCGACCGCATGCTGCGCCACCTGGAAGCCCTGCTCCTGGTGGCCGATGAGAAAGCCACCCTGCTGCTTTCCGGCACCGGCGACATCATCGAGCCGGATACCGACTGCATGGCCATTGGTTCGGGGGGGCCGTACGCGGAAGCGGCAGCGCGCGCCCTGCTGCAGCACACGGATTTTCCGGCCCGGCGGGTGGCTGAAGAAGCCATGCAGATTGCCGCCCGGATATGTATCTACACCAACGACACAATCGTGTATGAAGAACTGTAA